The Paenibacillus mucilaginosus 3016 genome includes the window TTTAAATCCATACCGGAGGAAGGCACCGAACTGTACGAAACCGGACCGGACAAGCCCACCGATAGTGCAATTGAGGCAGAAACCGTCCTCCACCATTTTTTATTGGATCTCATTTTACTTATTCATCCTCCTGATAGCTGCGTCGTATAGTGCTACTACAGCTTAAACGAAGATTGTAAAGCGATTGTAAGATCGCGATGAATAAATTGTAAATCATGAGCAATAATTCTTTTCTATCAGAGAATGATGTTGATCAGGCTAGAGAAGAGGGTGCCAAAGGTCTAGATATCGGGATATGAAAACGGAAAATGGAAATTTGTGTGAAATGCTAAGTGTGATTTGAGAACAACAACTCCAATATGTGTTTGTTGGGGGGAGGGTATAGGAAACTGAATAAGAATTTGTGTCCGGATTCCGGATAAGCTTGAATTGGATGTGGCTAGCCCGCTTTTGTGTGCAGGTATCACGACATACTCTCCCTTGAAACATTGGAAAGCTGGTCCAGAAGGTTGCCATGGAGGGCTTGAGCACTTGCAGTTCAATTTGCCCACGCTATGGGTGCAGAAGTAACGGTCTTAAGTCACACGATGAACAAGAAAGAAGAAGCTCTTCGTTTGGCGCTGATCATTACTTGGCAACCAGTGATCCCGCAACATTTAAAGAGCTGGCTGGTCGGTTTGACCTCATCTTAAATACGGTGTCTGCGAATCTTAACGTTGATGCATATTAATCCACGCTTCGCGTAGATGGAACGCTTGTCAATGTTGGTGCACCACCCGAGCCAGATCAGTACCTTGCATTTTCCTTAATCATGGGACGTCGCAGTATTTCCGGTTCCCTTGTTGTAGGAATTCGGGAAACACAAGAGATGCTTGATTTTGCTGCCGAGCATGGCATTGCCCCTACAATTGAAGTGATTCCAGCTGACCAGGTTGATGAAGCATATCAGCGTGTCCTGCGGAGCGATGTGCGCTATCGGTTCGTTATCAAATTTGAGCATTCTCAGGATCATTGCAAATGTTGGGACTGTTAAATTTGTACCTCAGAGGATTACCGTACTCAATTCTTTACTTATTGGACATAATTCTCATTCAGATGGTTTACTATTTCAGGGGGGTACATTTTATACAAAAAGCAACAATTGGAAGATCAAAGGAGTCGTAGAAGTATCTACCATCAACATGTTTTCTCTTCGGCGATTATGTAGTGAAGTACCGCATGGACATCGCCAAGCAGCTGCTGGAGGAAACCGCTCTTCCTTTGAATGACATCGCGGCCAAGCTCCAGTATGCGCATACCAGCGCATTTATCCGCGCCTTCCGGAAGCTTGAGGGAGTGACCCCGGGCAGTATCGACAGCTGCGGGGAAGGTACGAGCTATCTCCATTATGCTGATTTTCTTCTGCGAAGCAAGGCAACCAAAAACAGCAGCAAGGGGATCCCAAGCTCCATAGAGTAATTAAAGAATACATTGGAGGTCCCCATATAATCCGAAAACTCCTGAAGGCTTGGGGATAGCCAGAAGCTGTACACTGTAATCAGAATTCCGAAAGGGAAGAGCAAAAACCGATAATCGTTCAAGCCCAGACACTGTGCCGAGCCAAGCGCAAGAGCATAGTAAAAAACCGATAGCTTTAAGAAGGCCCCGGCAACCCATAAAGCCATTACAATCGACTCCAGACGTGTCAAAAATTCAGCGATACTAATGTACCTTGCGGCGGATATCGTCGGATAGGTTAGCGAAGTGGTGATGTTTCCGAAGATCATCAGGACGGTTGTATTAATTGCAGTCAAAACAAGCGTTACGACGAGAATGGCAATCAGACTCCACTTTAGGCCCTTATGCCTGTCGGATAGGATCGGAAAGAAGAAAGCCAAAATTCCAAAATGATGAAACCAGGTGAACAGAGGTACGGCGCCCATAAAGGCCGGCTGAATTCCTTTTTCCATTATTGGCAGCATTCGTTCAGGCTTCATGTCGGGCAGCAGCAGTGCGATGATGATCACCCATGATAAGAAAATGACGGGAACCATGATTTGTGAAGCTCTGGCCAGCACTTCGCCGCCCCCCCGAACGGCAAAGGAACAAACGAGCAGCATGCTAGTTGATATGACAACAACGGGTGTAAGCGAGAAGTAGTTGCCCACAATCAGCTCCGAATATTGCCTTAAAATGTTCGCGCAGATGTATAAATAAAACAATAGCAGCAGCGCGCTGAGCAGCTTCCCCGCCGCTTTCCCCAATATGTCTTCGCTGTACTCCACAATGGTTTTTCCAGGATACCACTGGCTTAGTCGATTCACGATCAGAACCATCACAACCCCGACCAAGGAAGCGATAAACGGAGAAATCCACAAGTCGCGCCCTGCATGCTTGGCGGTTAAGGCCGGTGCTGTCAGGTCGCCGGTTGCGATAATCACAGGATAGATAAGAAAAGCCAATTGAATAGAAGAGATTCGTCCTTTTTCCAGCATCGATACCGCCCCGTTATTCCTGTAATGGATATGCTCTATGGTTTGCAGCATTCCGCGTAACTATACAGCGATTCTCAACATAGATATATTTTTCCTTATTGGTAAATAATATTTTCAAATAAATCCATTAAGGGGGGCGCCTTTGAAAAAGCTCGGAAATTTGCTCCAACACTTAGTGAAGCCCGGAACACCAATATCTTCGACCTCAAACACCGCTCCGTCATCGGAGGAAATGCTCTTCGCTACCTTAGACGACAAC containing:
- a CDS encoding GerAB/ArcD/ProY family transporter gives rise to the protein MLEKGRISSIQLAFLIYPVIIATGDLTAPALTAKHAGRDLWISPFIASLVGVVMVLIVNRLSQWYPGKTIVEYSEDILGKAAGKLLSALLLLFYLYICANILRQYSELIVGNYFSLTPVVVISTSMLLVCSFAVRGGGEVLARASQIMVPVIFLSWVIIIALLLPDMKPERMLPIMEKGIQPAFMGAVPLFTWFHHFGILAFFFPILSDRHKGLKWSLIAILVVTLVLTAINTTVLMIFGNITTSLTYPTISAARYISIAEFLTRLESIVMALWVAGAFLKLSVFYYALALGSAQCLGLNDYRFLLFPFGILITVYSFWLSPSLQEFSDYMGTSNVFFNYSMELGIPLLLFLVALLRRRKSA